CGGGCTTGAGATTAGTTTCATCGCGCTGAAATCTAGTTGAATCGCGATTTAGTTTAGTTTCATCGGGCTTACTTTTAGTTCAATCGCGATTTTAGGGAACTCTAGCTTTTTATGGCTCGAATCGCTGGGAACTGTCTAGCACGCGATCCCCACTGCTGATGACGATTGCTCAGCGTCAAGCCATGATGAACGAAGTTCGAGACAAAGCTGAGATGGGAATATCAACGCAAAAAAACAGGGACACATATGTGCCCCTGGCCCTATTCACTCAGTTAATGGTGAGGTTGTCAGAAACTAAAGGTCTTAACCAACCGCCGCGAAATAGTCCTTCGACTTCTCGGGCGTGGGGGTCATGGTTTGAGCCCCAGGAGTCCAACCAGCGGGGCAAACTTCATCTGGGTGAGACTGGGTGTACTGGAAGGCTTGCAATACCCGCAGCGTCTCATCAACGTTGCGGCCAACCGCAAGGTTGTTGATTGTGGCATGCTGGATCACGCCCTCTTTGTCAATGATGAACAAACCACGCAGGGCAACACCCGCCGCTGGATCCAGAACGTTGTAAGCTGTGCTGATCTCTTTCTTAATGTCAGACACCAGAGGATACTTCAGCTCGCCCAAGCCACCAGCCTTGCGGTCGCTTTGGATCCACGCCAAGTGGGAGTATTCACTATCTACCGAAACACCTAACACCTCAGTGCCAAGAGCCTTAAACTCATCGTGGCGATCGCTGAAAGCAATGATTTCCGTTGGGCAGACGAAGGTGAAGTCGAGAGGATAGAAGAACAGCACAACGTACTGTCCCCGATAGCTGGACAGCTTGACGGTCTGAAACTCCTCGTCTACTACTGCAGTTGCTTCAAAGTCAGGAGCCAGTTGTCCAACGCGCAGACATTCGCTCATAGTTTCCCAATAACCTCGCTTAACTTTCGTCCAATGTCCATCGAGCCGTGCATGTCTGGCAGACTACAGCCAGTTCAAACCATGAGGCCCTGATTCCTTTCGAACTATATCATAGTCATAACGAGTTTGATCACGTGTGCTGGGGGGAGCCAACCGACCATGACCAAAGCCGAAATCAGCCCAATCTCAGTGATGCAAGGCAGTGAAACCCAAGTGTTGCATCCCCGGCAAGATGAGCCGGACCAACGCGAATGGCTGTTAACGGATGGTCTTGGCAGTATGAGTAGTGGTACCCTCTGCGATGCCCACACGCGCACCTATCACGGTTTACTTGTCGCTGCCCTAGAGCCTCCGGTCGGGCGTACCCTGCTGCTTTCACGCCTGGAAGTCATCCTAGAAACCGAAGGCGAGGTCATTGAACTCAGCACCAACTTCTGGACCAGCGGCGTTGTCAGTCCTCTAGGCTTTGAAGTCCTGCAAAGCTTCACCCTTTCGCCCGTTCCCACCTGGGTCTGGTCAGGAACCACCGCCAATGGCAGCGACTGGAGCATCACTCGCCGCATTTTGATGCCCCATGCTGGCTTGCCTGCCGCCAATGGGGCCACACCGCTTTGCAGTCGCGTGTTGATCGAATACAGCTACCAAGGCAGCAAAACTGCCAACCTGATGGTGCGTCCGCTGATTGCCGAGCGCAGTTTTCACCATCAGCAGCGTTCTAGACCTGAGCTGTTTTTTACGCAGACCATGCAGCCGCAGCAGGTCGTGTTGCAAGCTCATCCGCAGCGGTCGCCAGGAGTGCCCTGGGCCTTGCGTTGGTCGAGCGGGCGTTACACCGCCGACGGCTTCTGGTACTGGAATCTGCAATATCCTCGTGAAACCGAGCGCGGCCTCAACGACCGAGAGGACCTATTCAGCCCCGGTTACCTCAGTACTCGACTGCTGCCGGGCGAGACGCTAACCCTAGAGGCCGTTGTGGCCGTGGGGGCCTCGCGAGCCACAAACTCAGAGATCCTGCTGCCTACGGATAGCCCTCCTAATTTTGAGCAGGAACTCAACCGAGAGAGCGAACGGCTCACTGGCTTGTTTGGCTCCCTACCCCTGTGGCAAGAACCAACGGGGGCGGCTTTGCTCAAGGCTAGCGATCAGTTTGTGGTGCATCGCATTTCCACGGATAGCCCCTCGATCATTGCCGGTTATCCCTGGTTCGATGACTGGGGCCGTGACCTGCTGATTGCACTGCCCGGTCTGGCCTTATGCACTAAGCGCTATGATTTGGCCCGCGAACTGCTGCAAACCTGCGCTCGTTACTGCCGCGATGGCCTGATCCCCAACCTATTTCCCGCTCCGGGGCAGGAGCCCCTATACAACAGCATTGACGCCGCGCTGCTCTGGATCGAAACCTTGGGGCTGTATCTCAACGCCACTCAGGACTGGGAATTTCTGGCCAGCCAATTCGGCACAGTGCAGCAGATTCTGAAGGGCTACATGATTGGCACCCACTATGGGATTCAGATCGATCCAGTTGACCAGCTGATCAGTTGGGGCGCGAGCAACGTTGCCCTGACCTGGATGGATGCCGTTGTAGACGGGCAAGCAATCACTCCGCGCACTGGTAAACCCGTCGAAATCAACGCGCTTTGGTATAGCGCGCTTTGCTGGGCTGCCGATTGGTCTGCTCGCCTAGACGACCAAAACCCGACGCGGGCCGATCGCTATCGCCAACGGGCCGAGCAGGTACGCGTGGCGCTACAACGCTTCTGGAATGCGGAGATCGGCTACCTCTACGATTGTCTGCGCCCCGATGGTGTGCCGGATGGCGCTATTCGCCCTAATGCTGTACTGGCTCTAGCGCTTCACCATTGCGGCTTTGAGGTTCCTCAGGCGCGACGGGTGCTGGCACTCGCCCGTGACTGCCTGCTCACCCCTGTGGGGCTGCGCAGTCTCGATCCCCATTCACCGGCTTACATTGGTCACTACGGTGGCAATGTGCAAAAGCGAGACCGGGCTTACCACCAGGGCAGCGTTTGGAGCTGGTTGATTGGGCCCTTTGGCCGGGCCTGGCGTCGCTTCTACCCGGATGAGCCCCTGTCTGTGAATCTGCAACCTCTGCTCACGCATCTCACCCAGGACGCCTGTATCGGTTCAATCTCAGAGATTTTCGATGGCGATGCTCCTTACACTGCTCAAGGAGCGGTAGCCCAGGCCTGGTCTGTGTCGGAACTCCTACGGCTGCTGATGGAGTGACCCCACAAGCTCAAGCTCCGATCCTGGAGGCATTGCTGGCGTGCCGCGCTCGTGGTGTGGCACCGTTTTATGCGCCCGGGCACAAAGGAAGCCCTCTGCGGGATCTCGAAGGCAAGCTACCTCTAGAGGCGGCAGTCTTTGAACTGGATCTGCCGGAGCTGCCAGAATTTGACAGCCTGCACGATCCACAGGGACCCATCCAGGCGGCGCAGCAACTGGCAGCCGAGCTTTACGGTGCCGCTCAGACTTGGTTTCTGGTCAATGGCTCGACCTGCGGCGTGCAGGCGATGATTTTGGCGGTGTGCAAACCGGGCGACACCATTCTGGTGCCTCGCAATGCCCATCGCTCGGTTGCGGCGGGCTTGATTCTGGCCGATGCGGTGCCGGTGTATCTGGAGCCGCAGGTTTGGCAGACGCAGGGCTTGGTTTTGGGAGTTTCGGCGCAGAGCGTGGCTGAGGCTTTAGCTACCCATCCTCAAGCGCGAGGCGTGTTACTGGTCAGCCCCAGTTATGACGGCATTAGTTGCGACTTGGCGCAGATTGCCGAGGTGGTCCATGATCACGGCCTGCCGCTGTTAGTGGATGAGGCGCACGGAGCCCACTTCGGTTTTCACCCCGACCTGCCGCCCTTGGCCCTAGCCTCAGGCGCCGACTTGGTGGTGCAATCTACGCATAAAACCCTCAGTGCTCTGTCGCAAGCCTCGATGTTGCATTTGGGCCAAGGGGGGCGCGTACAGCCGGGACGCGTTGCTCAAGCTTTGCGCCTGCTCCAGACCACTAGTCCCAGCAGTGTGCTGCTGGCTTCGCTGGATCTGGCTCGTCGTCAACTGGCTCTGCAAGGTAAGCAGTTGATGCAAGAGACCTTGAACTTGGCAGCGCAAGCTCGAAGCTGGAAGTTGGACCGCTTGCAGATCCTGGCCCCGCAGCATCTCCCTGCTGGATACCAGTTGGATCCCACTCGTCTCTGTGTGTTGTTGTCGGACTTGGCTCTAACTGGCTTTGACGCCGATGACTGGCTGCGAGAGCAATTTGGGGTGGTGGCCGAGTTACCCAGCTTGAGGCAACTGGTGTTTATCCTCAGCTTGGGCAATACGCAAACTCATCTAGAGCGGCTCAAGGCGGGGTTAGTGGCTTTGGAGGAATTTCCTAAGAGCCAGATCCAGAACGCACCATTGCCAGCACCGCCAACCAGCCCACCTCTGCGTCTATCACCTCGGCAGGCTTATTTCGCACCGGCAGTTGCAGTTCCCCTCGAAACTGCCATCGGTGCAATCAGTGCTGAGCTGCTATGTCCCTATCCACCAGGTATTCCAATCGTGATGCCCGGCGAAGAAATTACAGCTGAGATCGTGGACTATTTACATCTATTAAAAATGAGTCCTGGCTGCACAATTAGTGGCGCTGCTGATCCCCAATTGCGAACGATTCGAGTGGTGCAGTTGAGTTAGATCGCAAGTCTTACAGGCAGTCTTTTAGTTGGAATTAACCGTGGGGGCATTCGTCAACCTTGACTGGCAGTTCGACCAAGATCAGGAGTATAGAAACAACCCTGTAAGCCCTGCATTTATCCCCCACGATGAAGCGATCACGGAGCTGAAAGTTTTGCAGCTTAAGCGCAAGACTACATCCCAGGAATAACCGGATGGAAGTAGAAAGCTAAGCCCAGGATTGCGTAGGCAGCTAGTAACAGAGCTCCTTCTAGCCAGTTGGAGCGGCCATCGGAACTGATCGAATTGGTAATCAGTACCGCTACGGTAACCCCGACTAGTTCAAATGGGTTGAAATTCAGGTCCATCGGTTGCCCAATCACCCAGCCCGTCAGAACCAGAACTGGTGCGACAAACAGCGAGATCTGAAGGCTAGAGCCCACGGCGACTGAAACTGCCAAGTCCATCTTGTTTTTCATGGCCACGGTCACAGCGGTGATGTACTCAGCCGCGCTACCGACCAGCGGCAACAAAACTACGCCGGTGAACAAGGTGCTCAAACCGAGTTGCTTTGTCGCTTCCTCTAGGCCTCCCACCAGTAGCTCTGACTCCACCGCCACCAGCAGCGTCACCCCAAACAGCACGCCAATCCAGAGCGGCAAATTCACTTTTTCTTTTGCCGCGGCATCCTCTTCGTGCTCAACGGCGCTGACGTCGTAGAGGTAGCTGTGCGTCTTAATCGAGAACAGCAGTGAGAGCCCGTAAACCAGGATCAGCACCACCGCTACCGCAATTGACAGGTTGCGGATCGGTTCCTCCTCGATCCCCGTCGTGGTCGATACCACGGCTGCCGGCAGCAACAAGGCGATCACCGCCAAGTTCATTGTCGAAGCATTCACCCGAGCCACCGTGGGCTGAAACTCCTGCTCCTTGTAGCGCAAGCCACCTAGAAACGCCGACAACCCCATC
Above is a window of Leptolyngbya sp. FACHB-261 DNA encoding:
- a CDS encoding peroxiredoxin; this translates as MSECLRVGQLAPDFEATAVVDEEFQTVKLSSYRGQYVVLFFYPLDFTFVCPTEIIAFSDRHDEFKALGTEVLGVSVDSEYSHLAWIQSDRKAGGLGELKYPLVSDIKKEISTAYNVLDPAAGVALRGLFIIDKEGVIQHATINNLAVGRNVDETLRVLQAFQYTQSHPDEVCPAGWTPGAQTMTPTPEKSKDYFAAVG
- a CDS encoding amylo-alpha-1,6-glucosidase; this encodes MTKAEISPISVMQGSETQVLHPRQDEPDQREWLLTDGLGSMSSGTLCDAHTRTYHGLLVAALEPPVGRTLLLSRLEVILETEGEVIELSTNFWTSGVVSPLGFEVLQSFTLSPVPTWVWSGTTANGSDWSITRRILMPHAGLPAANGATPLCSRVLIEYSYQGSKTANLMVRPLIAERSFHHQQRSRPELFFTQTMQPQQVVLQAHPQRSPGVPWALRWSSGRYTADGFWYWNLQYPRETERGLNDREDLFSPGYLSTRLLPGETLTLEAVVAVGASRATNSEILLPTDSPPNFEQELNRESERLTGLFGSLPLWQEPTGAALLKASDQFVVHRISTDSPSIIAGYPWFDDWGRDLLIALPGLALCTKRYDLARELLQTCARYCRDGLIPNLFPAPGQEPLYNSIDAALLWIETLGLYLNATQDWEFLASQFGTVQQILKGYMIGTHYGIQIDPVDQLISWGASNVALTWMDAVVDGQAITPRTGKPVEINALWYSALCWAADWSARLDDQNPTRADRYRQRAEQVRVALQRFWNAEIGYLYDCLRPDGVPDGAIRPNAVLALALHHCGFEVPQARRVLALARDCLLTPVGLRSLDPHSPAYIGHYGGNVQKRDRAYHQGSVWSWLIGPFGRAWRRFYPDEPLSVNLQPLLTHLTQDACIGSISEIFDGDAPYTAQGAVAQAWSVSELLRLLME
- a CDS encoding aminotransferase class I/II-fold pyridoxal phosphate-dependent enzyme, which encodes MTPQAQAPILEALLACRARGVAPFYAPGHKGSPLRDLEGKLPLEAAVFELDLPELPEFDSLHDPQGPIQAAQQLAAELYGAAQTWFLVNGSTCGVQAMILAVCKPGDTILVPRNAHRSVAAGLILADAVPVYLEPQVWQTQGLVLGVSAQSVAEALATHPQARGVLLVSPSYDGISCDLAQIAEVVHDHGLPLLVDEAHGAHFGFHPDLPPLALASGADLVVQSTHKTLSALSQASMLHLGQGGRVQPGRVAQALRLLQTTSPSSVLLASLDLARRQLALQGKQLMQETLNLAAQARSWKLDRLQILAPQHLPAGYQLDPTRLCVLLSDLALTGFDADDWLREQFGVVAELPSLRQLVFILSLGNTQTHLERLKAGLVALEEFPKSQIQNAPLPAPPTSPPLRLSPRQAYFAPAVAVPLETAIGAISAELLCPYPPGIPIVMPGEEITAEIVDYLHLLKMSPGCTISGAADPQLRTIRVVQLS
- the cax gene encoding calcium/proton exchanger; its protein translation is MTSTTATPQISVKAIIFKLPLLFIPISIAGHFLHWSPLTIFLTSALAILPLARLMSTATEEIALVAGPTIGGLLNATFGNATELIIALTALNAGLIAVVKASLTGTIISNLLLVMGLSAFLGGLRYKEQEFQPTVARVNASTMNLAVIALLLPAAVVSTTTGIEEEPIRNLSIAVAVVLILVYGLSLLFSIKTHSYLYDVSAVEHEEDAAAKEKVNLPLWIGVLFGVTLLVAVESELLVGGLEEATKQLGLSTLFTGVVLLPLVGSAAEYITAVTVAMKNKMDLAVSVAVGSSLQISLFVAPVLVLTGWVIGQPMDLNFNPFELVGVTVAVLITNSISSDGRSNWLEGALLLAAYAILGLAFYFHPVIPGM